DNA from Mucilaginibacter mallensis:
TACCATGTTCATGCCTAACTCCTACCAGCTATACTGGAATACTTCGCCCGAGAAATTGTTTAAGCGGATGTATGCCAATTATGAGAAATTCTGGACGCCGGAACGTAAACAACGCGCGGCCGAAATTAACCTGAGCCCGGTACAGGTATCTATTTTAGCCTCTATAGTTGATGCTGAAGCTTTGCATGATGATGAAATGCCAACCATAGCGGGATTGTACCTTAACCGCCTTAAAAAAGGCATGAAATTGGAATCCGATCCGACTGTTATATTCGCGCTGCATGATTTTACCATTCATCGTGTGTTGAATAAGGATCTGAAAGTAATATCGCCTTATAATACCTACATGTATGCAGGTTTGCCCCCAGGCCCGGTAATGATGCCATCTATTAACGCAGTTAACTCCGTACTTGATTACAAAGCCAGCAATTACATATATATGTGTGCCAAGGCAGATTTTTCAGGCTATCACGCTTTTGCTACCAATGTTGCCGACCATTTAATTAATGCTCATAAGTTTCAGCAGGCGCTCGACGCTCGACATATTGAAAAGTAATGCTTGAGTTTTCAACAAAGCTACGTGTACGCTACGGCGAAACCGATCAGATGGGCTACGTTTACTATGGCAACTATGCCGAATTTTATGAGGTAGCCCGTGTTGATATGCTCCGCGACCTGGGTTTGAGCTATAGGGCAATGGAAGAAACGGGCATTATGCTGCCGGTTGCCGAACTGCATTGCAAATACCTGAAACCGGCTTTATATGACCAGGAAATCACCATAAAAGTGATTATGGATGTAATGCCTGGTGTAAAGATCCATTTCAAATATGAGTTGTACAATGAAACTGAAGAACTTATAAATACAGGAGCTACAACGCTTGTTTTTGTAAGTAAGAAAACAGGCAGGCCATGCTTCCCGCCCAGGGATTTTATAGCTAAATTAAAGCCTTTTTTTGAGTAGATTTGAGCTTAAATGAGATGGCTGAACCGCTTTTTATTACGATTTAAGTATTACCGGTCTTTTACCAGCTGGACGAAATCTGTA
Protein-coding regions in this window:
- the mltG gene encoding endolytic transglycosylase MltG; protein product: MTKKKASSGTAKKFIIALVLLIIISLGITCVVYYLRYFGPNVSDKQQYLYIHTGATFDDVYKTIRDEGIVKDTTTFHWAAVNMKYTTRVKPGRYRLHEGMSNRKFINMLASGAQEPVTLAFHNLRLKEQFAGFVSKKIEPDSIAILNLLDSAAYVKQYGFTTDNVYTMFMPNSYQLYWNTSPEKLFKRMYANYEKFWTPERKQRAAEINLSPVQVSILASIVDAEALHDDEMPTIAGLYLNRLKKGMKLESDPTVIFALHDFTIHRVLNKDLKVISPYNTYMYAGLPPGPVMMPSINAVNSVLDYKASNYIYMCAKADFSGYHAFATNVADHLINAHKFQQALDARHIEK
- a CDS encoding acyl-CoA thioesterase → MLEFSTKLRVRYGETDQMGYVYYGNYAEFYEVARVDMLRDLGLSYRAMEETGIMLPVAELHCKYLKPALYDQEITIKVIMDVMPGVKIHFKYELYNETEELINTGATTLVFVSKKTGRPCFPPRDFIAKLKPFFE